The Sphingobacterium lactis sequence TCCCGGGCTATACCTTCTAGAAGAGATAGAGGAAAGGGAACTGCTAAAAAAAGACGTAGCCCACGAATTAGGCATTTTACCTACTAATCTTAGTGAAATTTTAAAAGGCAAAAGAAACATTTCACCTAGAGTTGCAATTAAACTAGAGAAAGTGTTAAATATCAGTGCCGAGTATTGGCTGAACCTGCAGATGGCATGGGATTTACAGAAAGCGAGAGAAGAAGAATACGCCTAGAAAAAATATGCCCCTACTATGGTTGGTAAGGGCTTTTTCTATTAATTGAGTAAGACCGGTCAGCTCTATTTAGGGATAGACACATCTCAATTCTCACCTCTCACCTCTATCAGAAACACAGTAACACCCTTTCTATCTCATATCTCAATTCTCACATCTCAATACTAATCCTCAATTCTCACTTCTCACTTCTCAACGACCAAAACGCCACTCACCCGAGATCACCAGCGATTCTTTGAGACCTTTGGCTTCCAGGAATTTTACAAGTTCTATATCGGTCATTTTCTTTGCGGGGATATCTGCGGCGTTGGCTAACCCCCATAGGTACGCGGCACCGACGCGAACGGTCTGCTCCAGGCCTACTTTATCGACAAGGGCAAACACGTCATTTGAAGAATGGTAATAGAGGCCTGCATTATTGGGTAAGGCCCCACCGCGACCGGTTCCCGTAGGGATCCCCTGCAGCATAAAAGGTTGATGGTCGCTATGCAGTCCTGCTCCGGCGGCATTTTCATTCTTAAACGCGGAATCCACTTCCATGTAGGTTGCTCCAATGGCATTCAATACCGGCAGCATCTCTTCGCGCGTTGTGGCAAATCCTTTTGGAGCACTCACCATATCGAAATTCAACATGTACTTGATCTGGTCGATTTCTCCAGCACGCATGGCATTTTCAACATAGGCCTTAGCTCCCAACAAGCCCTGCTCCTCCCCCATAAAAAGAACGAAATCGATGCTACGCCTCGGCTTTAATTTCAAT is a genomic window containing:
- a CDS encoding HigA family addiction module antitoxin, whose translation is MNYHILNSKGEALQVKAFHPGLYLLEEIEERELLKKDVAHELGILPTNLSEILKGKRNISPRVAIKLEKVLNISAEYWLNLQMAWDLQKAREEEYA